One segment of Rhodanobacter thiooxydans DNA contains the following:
- a CDS encoding penicillin acylase family protein, translating to MPTGFTKLPRRLARLLPLALLAFGPATGAHAETSEQARWQHEVQAVTITRDDWGIAHVHGRTDADAVFGMAYAQAEDDFNRVETNYLTSLGRLAEAEGEAALWQDLRQRLFIDPVELQALYAKSPAWLQALMNSWADGLNYYLATHPDVHPRVIKHFEPWMALSFSEGSIGGDIERVSLKQLEAFYGRNPAALARADTPSSWVEPTGSNGFAIAPRLTADGHALLWINPHTSFFFRSELQMTSDAGLDAYGAVTWGQFFVYQGFNHHIGWMHTSTGADVVDEFAETIVHQGGKLFYRYGKELRPVTTRTIRVAYRAKDGALATRSFDAHFTHHGPIVRAADGRWIAVAMMNKPLQALEQSWLRTKASDYASYLKVAELKANSSNNTIFADDKGEIAYMHPQFIPRRDNRFDYTKPVDGSDPATDWQGLHALDEAPHLLNPPNGWIMNTNNWPYSAAGAFSPKQADYPRYMDSFGENPRGIHATRLLTGAHDVTMASLITKAFDSYLPAFARQLPILIADYDSLPASDPLKSRLKGQIALLRDWDYRWGIASMPTTLAVFWGDTLWDQASKADTAEGLTIYDYIADKAGAKLRLQALVEASDRLTKDFGSWGVPWGEVNRFQRNDGAIVQKFDDARPSIPVPFVSSRWGSLASFGAHRWPGTKKYYGTSGNSFVAVVEFGPKVGARAITAGGESGHPGSKHFNDEAERYTTGNLRTVYFWPEQLKGHTERVYHPGE from the coding sequence CCACGCCGAGACATCCGAACAGGCGCGCTGGCAGCACGAGGTGCAGGCCGTGACGATCACCCGCGACGACTGGGGCATTGCGCACGTGCACGGCCGCACCGACGCCGACGCGGTGTTCGGCATGGCCTACGCCCAGGCCGAGGACGACTTCAACCGGGTCGAGACGAACTACCTCACCTCACTCGGCCGGCTCGCCGAGGCCGAGGGCGAAGCCGCGCTATGGCAGGACCTGCGGCAGCGGCTGTTCATCGACCCGGTCGAGTTGCAGGCCCTGTACGCGAAGAGCCCCGCCTGGCTGCAGGCGCTGATGAACAGCTGGGCCGACGGACTCAACTATTACCTCGCCACGCATCCGGACGTGCATCCGCGCGTCATCAAACATTTCGAGCCGTGGATGGCACTCAGCTTCAGCGAAGGCAGCATCGGCGGCGACATCGAGCGGGTGTCGCTGAAGCAGCTCGAAGCGTTCTACGGCCGCAACCCCGCCGCGCTGGCACGCGCGGACACGCCGTCCAGTTGGGTCGAGCCCACCGGTTCCAACGGCTTCGCGATCGCGCCCAGGCTCACTGCCGACGGCCACGCGCTGCTGTGGATCAACCCGCACACCTCGTTCTTCTTCCGCTCCGAACTGCAGATGACCAGCGACGCGGGGCTGGATGCCTACGGCGCGGTGACCTGGGGCCAGTTCTTCGTCTACCAGGGCTTCAATCACCACATCGGCTGGATGCACACCTCCACCGGCGCCGACGTGGTCGACGAGTTCGCCGAAACCATCGTGCACCAGGGCGGCAAGCTGTTCTACCGCTACGGCAAGGAGCTGCGGCCGGTCACCACGCGCACGATCCGCGTGGCGTACCGGGCGAAGGACGGCGCGCTGGCCACGCGCAGCTTCGACGCGCACTTCACCCACCACGGCCCGATCGTGCGCGCGGCCGACGGCAGGTGGATCGCCGTGGCGATGATGAACAAGCCGCTGCAAGCGCTCGAGCAGAGCTGGCTGCGCACCAAGGCCAGCGACTACGCCAGCTACCTGAAGGTGGCCGAGCTGAAGGCCAACTCGTCGAACAACACCATCTTCGCCGACGACAAGGGCGAGATCGCATACATGCACCCGCAGTTCATCCCCAGGCGCGACAACCGCTTCGACTATACAAAGCCGGTCGACGGCAGCGATCCGGCCACCGACTGGCAGGGCCTGCATGCGCTCGACGAGGCGCCGCACCTGCTCAACCCGCCCAACGGCTGGATCATGAATACCAACAACTGGCCGTACTCCGCCGCCGGCGCGTTCAGCCCGAAGCAGGCGGACTACCCGCGCTACATGGACAGCTTCGGCGAGAACCCGCGCGGCATCCACGCCACCCGCCTGCTCACCGGCGCGCACGACGTCACGATGGCCTCGCTGATCACCAAGGCGTTCGATTCGTACCTGCCGGCGTTCGCGCGGCAGTTGCCGATCCTGATCGCCGACTACGACTCGCTGCCCGCCAGCGATCCGCTCAAGTCACGCCTGAAAGGTCAGATCGCGCTGTTGCGCGATTGGGATTACCGCTGGGGCATCGCCTCGATGCCGACCACGCTGGCGGTGTTCTGGGGCGACACGCTATGGGACCAGGCCAGCAAGGCCGACACCGCCGAAGGCCTGACGATCTATGACTACATCGCCGACAAGGCCGGTGCGAAGCTGCGCCTGCAGGCGCTGGTCGAGGCATCCGATCGATTGACGAAGGATTTCGGCAGTTGGGGCGTGCCGTGGGGCGAGGTCAACCGCTTCCAGCGCAACGACGGTGCCATCGTGCAGAAGTTCGACGACGCCAGGCCGAGCATCCCGGTGCCGTTCGTCTCCTCGCGCTGGGGTTCGCTGGCCTCGTTCGGCGCGCACCGCTGGCCCGGCACGAAGAAGTACTACGGCACCAGCGGCAACAGCTTCGTGGCGGTGGTGGAGTTCGGCCCGAAGGTCGGCGCGCGTGCGATCACTGCCGGCGGCGAGAGCGGCCACCCGGGCTCGAAGCACTTCAACGACGAGGCCGAGCGCTACACCACCGGCAACCTGCGCACGGTGTACTTCTGGCCCGAGCAGCTCAAGGGCCACACCGAGCGGGTCTACCACCCCGGCGAATGA
- a CDS encoding VIT1/CCC1 transporter family protein — protein sequence MPRHHHERHRTDRIGWLRAAVLGANDGIVSTASLVLGVAAAHASGQNILVAGVAGLVAGAMSMAAGEYVSVHSQADSEHAELEREHQELQADVEAEHRELAAIYVGRGLDPQLARQVADQLMAHDALDAHARDELGITEALKARPLQAAGASALSFAVGSALPLLVVALAPATALLWLVFATSLVFLAVLGAVAAWAGGAKMGVGAMRITFWGALAMAVTTGVGMLFGTAA from the coding sequence ATGCCCCGACACCATCACGAACGACATCGCACCGACCGCATCGGCTGGCTGCGCGCGGCGGTGCTGGGCGCGAACGACGGCATCGTGTCGACCGCCAGCCTGGTGCTGGGCGTGGCGGCAGCGCACGCCAGCGGGCAGAACATCCTGGTCGCCGGTGTCGCCGGGCTGGTGGCCGGGGCGATGTCGATGGCCGCCGGCGAGTACGTGTCGGTGCATTCGCAGGCCGACAGCGAGCACGCCGAACTCGAGCGCGAGCACCAGGAACTGCAGGCCGACGTGGAAGCCGAGCATCGCGAGCTGGCGGCGATCTACGTCGGCCGTGGGCTCGACCCGCAGCTGGCGCGGCAGGTAGCCGACCAGCTGATGGCGCACGACGCGCTGGATGCCCACGCCCGCGACGAGCTGGGCATCACCGAAGCGCTGAAGGCACGACCGCTGCAGGCCGCCGGAGCCTCGGCGCTGAGCTTCGCGGTGGGCTCCGCGCTGCCGCTGCTGGTGGTGGCGCTGGCGCCGGCGACGGCGTTGCTGTGGCTGGTGTTCGCCACTTCGCTGGTATTCCTCGCCGTGCTCGGCGCGGTGGCGGCGTGGGCCGGCGGCGCGAAGATGGGCGTCGGCGCCATGCGCATCACGTTCTGGGGCGCGCTGGCGATGGCGGTCACCACCGGCGTGGGCATGCTGTTCGGCACCGCCGCGTAA
- a CDS encoding glutathione S-transferase N-terminal domain-containing protein — translation MTRLSDFPISARWPAQHPDRIQLYSLNTPDGVKASIMLEETGLPYEPHLIDIMRDETHTAEFLALNPNGKIPAIIDPQGPGGEPLALFESGAILLYLADKAGQFIPVDAARRWETIQWLFFQMASIGPMFGQVGFFNKFAGKAYEDKRPLQRYVDESKRLLGVLDGRLDGRRWIMGDDYTIADIATLGWVNNLITFYEARELVEFERFANVAAWLERGLARPAVQRGLKIPGRG, via the coding sequence GTGACCCGGTTGTCCGACTTTCCCATCAGCGCGCGCTGGCCCGCGCAGCATCCCGACCGCATCCAGCTCTACTCGCTGAACACGCCGGACGGCGTGAAAGCATCGATCATGCTGGAGGAAACCGGCCTGCCGTACGAGCCGCACCTGATCGACATCATGCGGGACGAGACTCACACGGCGGAGTTTCTCGCGCTGAACCCGAACGGCAAGATCCCCGCGATCATCGACCCGCAGGGCCCCGGCGGTGAGCCGCTGGCACTGTTCGAGTCGGGCGCGATCCTGCTGTACCTGGCGGACAAGGCCGGCCAGTTCATCCCGGTCGATGCGGCGCGGCGCTGGGAGACGATCCAGTGGCTGTTCTTCCAGATGGCGTCGATCGGCCCGATGTTCGGCCAGGTTGGTTTCTTCAACAAGTTCGCCGGCAAGGCGTACGAGGACAAGCGTCCGCTGCAGCGCTACGTCGACGAATCAAAGCGCTTGCTGGGCGTGCTCGATGGCCGCCTCGACGGTCGTCGCTGGATCATGGGCGACGACTACACCATTGCCGACATCGCCACGCTGGGCTGGGTGAACAACCTGATCACGTTCTACGAGGCGCGCGAGCTGGTGGAGTTCGAGCGCTTCGCGAACGTCGCCGCGTGGCTCGAACGCGGCCTGGCGCGCCCGGCGGTACAGCGAGGGCTGAAGATCCCCGGCCGCGGCTGA
- a CDS encoding host attachment family protein, with protein MKKIPTGAWVVVADGTGARLLRNVGKGLNVSLEQVKLVGPKDLLNDGPAGRQPPERSSAEIDEATFAKQLAQRLNAAALKNEFSHLVLAADPQTLGQMRPLLHEETTRRMVEQLNKSLFRAPLEEIERALKATW; from the coding sequence ATGAAGAAGATTCCCACGGGTGCATGGGTCGTGGTGGCCGATGGCACCGGCGCGCGCCTCCTGCGCAACGTCGGCAAGGGCCTCAACGTATCGCTCGAACAGGTGAAGCTGGTCGGGCCGAAGGATCTCCTCAACGACGGCCCGGCCGGGCGCCAGCCGCCCGAGCGGAGCAGCGCCGAGATCGACGAGGCCACTTTCGCCAAGCAGCTGGCGCAACGCCTGAACGCCGCTGCGCTGAAGAACGAGTTTTCCCACCTGGTACTGGCGGCTGATCCGCAGACGCTGGGGCAGATGCGTCCCTTGCTGCACGAGGAAACCACCCGGCGGATGGTGGAGCAACTGAACAAGTCGCTGTTCCGTGCGCCGCTGGAAGAGATCGAGCGCGCACTGAAGGCGACCTGGTAA
- a CDS encoding DUF1615 domain-containing protein, with translation MSRRLAAWTAWLAVALLAGCAAQHTQAPRSPAQVRAQIVRLMPADAGDREGWATDIQVAFAAQGIAPTGSNLCAVLAVAQQESGFQVDPVVPGLAQIARREIDRRAAAKHVPGFVVDAALWLKSPDGRRYSERLTAARTERDLSRMFQDFIGMVPLGRRLFGNFNPVHTGGPMQVSIAFAEAHARDYPYPVQGSIRDEVFSRRGGMYFGIAHLLGYPVDYAQPIYRYADFNAGWYASRNAAFQRAVSIASGIPLALDGDLLPPDAGFGDPPGATELAVRSLAARLDMGDPAIHRALEQGTRQDFADSQLYARVFALAERSEGRPLPRAVLPGITLESPKITRKLTTAWFAKRVDERWQRCMRRAG, from the coding sequence GTGAGTCGTCGCCTGGCGGCATGGACTGCATGGCTGGCCGTGGCGCTGCTGGCCGGCTGCGCTGCCCAGCACACGCAAGCGCCGCGCAGTCCGGCGCAGGTGCGCGCGCAGATCGTGCGGCTGATGCCGGCCGACGCGGGCGATCGCGAAGGCTGGGCCACCGACATCCAGGTCGCGTTCGCGGCACAGGGCATCGCGCCGACCGGCTCGAACCTGTGCGCGGTACTGGCGGTGGCGCAACAGGAGTCGGGCTTCCAGGTCGATCCGGTGGTGCCGGGGCTGGCGCAGATCGCCCGGCGGGAGATCGACCGTCGCGCCGCGGCGAAACACGTGCCGGGATTCGTGGTGGATGCGGCGCTGTGGCTGAAGTCGCCGGACGGCAGGCGCTACAGCGAACGACTGACGGCCGCGCGCACCGAGAGGGACCTGAGCCGGATGTTCCAGGACTTCATCGGCATGGTGCCGCTGGGCCGGCGCTTGTTCGGCAACTTCAACCCGGTGCATACCGGCGGGCCGATGCAGGTCAGCATCGCGTTCGCCGAGGCGCATGCCCGGGACTACCCGTATCCGGTGCAGGGTTCGATCCGCGACGAGGTGTTCAGCCGGCGCGGCGGCATGTACTTCGGCATCGCGCACCTGCTCGGTTACCCGGTGGACTATGCGCAACCGATCTACCGCTACGCCGATTTCAACGCCGGCTGGTATGCCAGCCGCAATGCCGCGTTCCAGCGGGCGGTCAGCATCGCCTCGGGCATCCCGCTGGCGCTGGACGGCGACCTGCTGCCGCCGGATGCCGGCTTCGGCGATCCGCCCGGTGCGACCGAGCTGGCCGTGCGTTCGCTGGCCGCACGGCTGGACATGGGCGACCCGGCGATCCACCGTGCGCTGGAGCAGGGCACGCGCCAGGATTTCGCCGACAGCCAGCTCTACGCCCGGGTATTCGCGCTGGCCGAACGCAGCGAGGGCAGGCCGCTGCCGCGTGCGGTGCTGCCCGGCATCACGCTGGAGAGCCCGAAGATCACCCGCAAGCTGACCACCGCGTGGTTCGCGAAACGCGTCGACGAGCGCTGGCAGCGCTGCATGCGGCGGGCAGGCTGA
- a CDS encoding GNAT family N-acetyltransferase, whose amino-acid sequence MNMIAAELDNPFWFALRSRHQAIALRRGEAARYPAEFAPFLGVASAQADVAAAIASLVGAGESVYLLGVAPTLPHGWALDAFAPLAQMICPTPTAVIDGPPVIELTEVHRADVLALTALVYPHYFRPRTMELGRYFGIYQDGRLAAMIGERLGMDAQQEISAVCTHPDFNGRGYARRLLALLSNDNLERGRLPFLHVSHQNRRAKSLYEQMGYVHRRDIGFWSLQRAPA is encoded by the coding sequence ATGAACATGATCGCTGCGGAACTCGACAACCCGTTCTGGTTCGCCTTGCGCAGCCGGCACCAGGCCATCGCGCTGCGCCGCGGCGAGGCGGCGCGTTACCCGGCGGAGTTCGCTCCGTTCCTGGGCGTGGCGAGTGCGCAGGCCGACGTGGCCGCGGCGATCGCGTCGCTGGTCGGCGCGGGCGAATCCGTCTACCTGCTTGGCGTGGCACCCACTCTGCCGCACGGCTGGGCGCTCGATGCATTCGCGCCGCTGGCGCAGATGATCTGCCCGACGCCGACCGCGGTGATCGACGGGCCGCCGGTGATCGAGCTGACCGAGGTGCATCGCGCCGACGTGCTGGCGCTGACCGCGCTGGTGTATCCGCACTATTTCCGCCCGCGCACGATGGAGCTGGGCCGCTATTTCGGCATCTACCAGGACGGTCGGCTGGCGGCGATGATCGGCGAGCGGCTGGGCATGGACGCACAGCAGGAAATCAGCGCGGTCTGCACGCACCCCGACTTCAACGGCCGCGGCTACGCGCGCCGCCTGCTGGCGCTGCTGTCGAACGACAACCTCGAGCGCGGCCGCCTGCCGTTCCTGCACGTGAGCCACCAGAACCGGCGCGCGAAATCGCTGTATGAGCAGATGGGTTATGTCCACCGGCGCGACATCGGCTTCTGGTCGCTGCAGCGGGCGCCGGCGTGA
- a CDS encoding NAD-dependent protein deacetylase, which yields MTPLQRFIEAHPRLFVLTGAGCSTDSGIPDYRDRDGQWKRPPPVNYAAFMHEPATRQRYWARSMVGWRRFGSALPNVAHHALVALERHGRIELLVTQNVDRLHQRAGSERVLDLHGRLDEVRCMNCDWRLARHAFQRLLVERNPAWAQLDAADAPDGDADLEGHDFASFDVPPCPHCGGIVKPDVVFFGEAVPRERVEAATRAWQAADAVLVVGSSLMVYSGYRFVDAAARAGKPVAAVTLGRTRADALLTLKVDAPCHEALAFLQTGKRPETALRE from the coding sequence ATGACCCCGTTGCAGCGATTCATCGAAGCCCATCCGCGCCTGTTCGTGCTCACCGGCGCGGGCTGCAGCACTGACTCGGGCATTCCCGACTATCGCGACCGTGACGGTCAGTGGAAACGCCCGCCACCGGTGAATTACGCCGCCTTCATGCATGAACCGGCCACACGCCAGCGCTACTGGGCGCGCAGCATGGTCGGCTGGCGGCGCTTCGGCAGCGCCTTGCCGAACGTCGCGCATCACGCGCTGGTCGCACTGGAACGGCACGGCCGGATTGAACTGCTGGTGACGCAGAACGTGGACCGCCTGCACCAGCGCGCCGGCAGCGAGCGCGTGCTCGACCTGCACGGCCGCCTCGACGAAGTGCGCTGCATGAACTGCGACTGGCGGCTGGCCCGCCACGCGTTCCAGCGGCTTCTGGTCGAGCGCAATCCGGCCTGGGCGCAACTCGATGCCGCCGATGCGCCGGACGGCGACGCCGACCTGGAAGGCCACGACTTCGCCTCGTTCGACGTGCCGCCCTGCCCGCACTGCGGCGGCATCGTGAAACCGGACGTGGTGTTCTTCGGCGAGGCGGTGCCGCGCGAGCGCGTGGAAGCCGCCACGCGCGCCTGGCAGGCCGCCGATGCGGTGCTGGTGGTCGGCTCCTCGCTGATGGTTTATTCCGGCTACCGCTTCGTTGACGCCGCGGCGCGTGCAGGCAAGCCGGTCGCCGCGGTGACGCTGGGCCGTACCCGTGCCGACGCGCTACTCACGCTGAAGGTCGACGCGCCCTGCCACGAGGCGCTGGCGTTCCTGCAGACGGGCAAGCGGCCGGAAACTGCACTGCGCGAGTAA
- a CDS encoding SRPBCC family protein, with protein MNDRIEKRIQLKAPVSRVWRALTDHREFGAWFRVALSGPFEPGRESVGHITWPGYEHIVWRAVVQAMEPERLFSFTWHPYAIEPGVDYSAEPPTLVEFRLEPHGDGTVLTLAESGFADIPVDRRAEAFRMNDDGWGIQMENIRQHLEGTAAAAGHGG; from the coding sequence ATGAACGACCGCATCGAGAAACGCATCCAGCTGAAGGCACCGGTATCGCGCGTATGGCGGGCGCTGACCGACCATCGCGAATTCGGCGCATGGTTCCGCGTCGCCCTGTCCGGACCGTTCGAGCCCGGCCGGGAATCCGTCGGCCACATCACCTGGCCCGGTTACGAGCACATCGTCTGGCGCGCCGTGGTGCAGGCGATGGAGCCGGAGCGGCTGTTCAGCTTCACCTGGCATCCCTATGCCATCGAGCCGGGCGTGGACTACTCCGCCGAGCCGCCGACCCTGGTCGAGTTCCGCCTCGAACCGCACGGCGACGGCACCGTGCTGACCCTGGCCGAGTCGGGTTTCGCCGACATCCCGGTCGATCGCCGCGCCGAGGCGTTCCGCATGAACGACGACGGCTGGGGCATCCAGATGGAGAACATCCGCCAGCATCTCGAAGGCACCGCCGCCGCAGCCGGCCATGGCGGCTAG
- a CDS encoding ArsR/SmtB family transcription factor — protein MAASAQARLARRSRRAATVFAALGDCTRLALVVRLCDGSRQSITQLCDGQSLTRQAISKHLRVLEDARLVRSERAGRESLYALNPQPIAELRDYINLVSSQWDSALARLKAFVEE, from the coding sequence ATGGCGGCTAGCGCACAGGCACGCCTGGCGCGGCGGTCGCGGCGGGCTGCCACCGTGTTCGCCGCGCTCGGCGACTGCACGCGGCTGGCGCTGGTGGTCCGGCTGTGCGACGGCTCGCGCCAGTCGATCACCCAGCTCTGCGACGGCCAGTCGCTGACCCGGCAGGCGATCAGCAAGCACCTGCGCGTACTCGAGGATGCCCGCCTCGTGCGCAGCGAGCGCGCAGGCCGCGAAAGCCTGTACGCGCTCAACCCGCAGCCGATCGCGGAACTGCGCGACTACATCAACCTCGTGTCGAGCCAGTGGGACAGCGCGCTGGCACGGCTGAAGGCGTTCGTGGAGGAATGA